A single genomic interval of Saccharospirillum mangrovi harbors:
- a CDS encoding aspartate aminotransferase family protein, protein MSVKTDAFWMPFTANRQFKAEPRLLVAAEGMHYTTDDGRSLLDGTAGLWCVNAGHGRKNISDAVYRQISTLDYGPTFQMGHPAPFELAERLIQYTPDGLNKVFFTNSGSESVDTALKMALAYHRAKGDGQRTRLIGREKGYHGVGFGGISVGGLVNNKRAFGSGLPNVSHLRHTLLAENAFSRGLPEAGVDLAEDLQRMIDLYGADTIAAVIVEPVAGSAGVVLPPVGYLKRLRELTQQHGILLIFDEVITGFGRIGEAFAANRFGVTPDLMTTAKGLTNGSVPMGAVFAADFIHDAFMNGSDATIELFHGYTYSGHPVAAAAGLATLDIYEAEGLFQRALELEVRFQDALHSLSDLDVVKDIRNIGLVGGIELHPREGAVGARGYDVFHHCYWQGNVLVRCTADTIALSPPLIISEDQIDQIVSALRTAIKTVG, encoded by the coding sequence ATGTCCGTTAAAACCGATGCCTTTTGGATGCCCTTTACCGCCAACCGTCAGTTCAAGGCCGAACCGCGATTGTTGGTGGCGGCCGAAGGCATGCACTACACCACCGACGATGGTCGGTCGCTGCTCGACGGCACCGCCGGTCTGTGGTGCGTGAACGCCGGTCATGGCCGCAAAAACATTTCCGATGCGGTGTACCGACAAATCAGCACGCTCGATTACGGCCCGACGTTTCAGATGGGCCACCCGGCGCCGTTTGAGCTGGCCGAGCGTTTGATTCAGTACACGCCCGACGGGCTGAACAAAGTCTTTTTCACCAACTCCGGTTCCGAGTCGGTCGATACCGCCTTGAAGATGGCGCTTGCTTACCATCGCGCCAAAGGCGACGGCCAGCGCACGCGTTTGATCGGTCGCGAAAAGGGTTACCACGGCGTCGGCTTCGGCGGCATTTCCGTCGGCGGGTTGGTCAACAACAAGCGCGCCTTTGGCTCGGGCTTGCCCAATGTGTCGCATCTGCGCCACACGCTGTTGGCGGAAAATGCGTTCAGTCGCGGTCTGCCGGAAGCCGGGGTTGATCTGGCGGAAGACCTGCAACGCATGATCGATTTGTACGGCGCCGACACCATCGCCGCTGTCATCGTTGAGCCGGTTGCCGGTTCTGCCGGTGTTGTTCTGCCGCCGGTCGGTTACCTGAAACGGTTGCGCGAGCTGACGCAGCAACACGGCATTCTGTTGATTTTCGATGAAGTCATCACCGGCTTTGGTCGCATTGGCGAAGCCTTCGCCGCCAACCGTTTTGGCGTCACGCCCGATCTGATGACCACCGCCAAAGGCCTGACCAACGGCTCGGTGCCGATGGGCGCGGTGTTCGCCGCCGACTTCATTCACGATGCCTTTATGAACGGTTCCGATGCGACCATCGAACTGTTCCACGGCTACACCTATTCCGGCCACCCGGTTGCTGCCGCTGCCGGTTTGGCAACGCTCGACATCTACGAAGCCGAAGGTTTGTTCCAGCGCGCGCTGGAATTGGAAGTGCGGTTCCAGGATGCCCTGCACAGCCTGAGCGATCTGGATGTGGTGAAAGACATCCGCAACATCGGCTTGGTCGGAGGCATTGAATTGCACCCGCGTGAAGGCGCCGTCGGCGCACGCGGTTACGACGTTTTCCACCACTGCTACTGGCAGGGCAATGTGCTGGTGCGTTGCACCGCCGACACCATCGCGCTGTCGCCGCCGCTGATCATCAGCGAAGACCAGATCGACCAAATCGTCAGCGCACTGCGCACCGCCATCAAAACCGTTGGCTGA
- a CDS encoding CoA-acylating methylmalonate-semialdehyde dehydrogenase yields MQQINHFIGGQHTKASERQGPVFNPALGEQTAQVSLASKTEVQQAVEAARKALPDWMETSPLNRARILFRFKMLLDERLDDLARVISAEHGKVFEDARGEVIRGMEVVEFACGIPHLLKGEITEQVGRGVDAWSLNQPLGVVAGISPFNFPAMVPMWMWPVAIACGNTFVMKPSEKDPSAALLVADWLKEAGLPDGVFNVVNGDKEAVDELLVNPHVQAVSFVGSTPIAEYIYRTASEHGKRVQALGGAKNHLVVMPDADLDGAVNALMGAAYGSAGERCMAISVAVAVGDIADELVAKLAAKTRELKIGNGAEKGLDMGPLVSAAHLQKVTGYVDAGVAEGADLVVDGRGLKVAGHDSGYFIGGCLFDKVTADMTIYREEIFGPVLCVVRVPDYVSAVKLINAHEFGNGTSIYTRSGGVARQFVRDIQVGMVGVNVPIPVPMAFHAFGGWKRSLFGSNHVHGMEGVRFYTKRKAVTARWPDGDLGAEFVMPTLE; encoded by the coding sequence ATGCAACAGATCAATCACTTTATCGGCGGCCAACACACCAAAGCCTCCGAGCGCCAGGGCCCGGTGTTTAACCCGGCTTTGGGCGAGCAAACCGCTCAGGTTTCGCTGGCATCAAAAACCGAAGTGCAGCAAGCCGTAGAGGCCGCGCGAAAAGCGTTACCGGACTGGATGGAAACCTCGCCGCTGAACCGGGCGCGCATTTTGTTTCGCTTCAAAATGCTGCTCGACGAACGCCTGGATGATTTGGCGCGGGTGATCAGCGCTGAGCACGGCAAGGTGTTTGAAGACGCCCGCGGCGAAGTGATTCGCGGCATGGAAGTGGTCGAATTCGCCTGCGGCATTCCGCATCTGTTGAAAGGCGAAATCACCGAGCAGGTTGGCCGTGGTGTTGATGCCTGGTCGCTGAATCAGCCGTTGGGTGTCGTCGCCGGTATTTCGCCGTTCAACTTCCCGGCCATGGTGCCAATGTGGATGTGGCCGGTCGCCATCGCCTGCGGCAATACCTTCGTGATGAAGCCGTCGGAAAAAGACCCGAGTGCGGCCTTGTTGGTCGCCGATTGGCTGAAGGAAGCCGGCTTGCCGGACGGCGTGTTCAACGTCGTTAACGGCGATAAAGAAGCCGTCGACGAACTGTTGGTGAACCCGCACGTGCAAGCGGTGAGCTTTGTCGGTTCGACGCCGATTGCTGAATACATCTATCGTACCGCCAGCGAACACGGCAAACGCGTTCAGGCGTTGGGCGGCGCGAAAAACCATTTAGTTGTCATGCCCGATGCCGATCTCGATGGCGCAGTGAACGCACTGATGGGTGCTGCCTATGGCTCGGCCGGTGAACGCTGCATGGCAATTTCCGTGGCCGTCGCGGTTGGCGATATTGCTGACGAACTGGTGGCAAAACTGGCGGCTAAAACGCGCGAATTAAAAATCGGCAACGGCGCAGAAAAAGGCCTCGATATGGGGCCGTTGGTCAGCGCTGCGCATCTGCAAAAAGTGACGGGTTATGTCGATGCCGGTGTGGCCGAAGGTGCGGACTTGGTGGTCGATGGTCGCGGTTTAAAAGTCGCCGGCCATGACAGTGGTTACTTTATCGGCGGCTGTTTGTTCGACAAGGTGACGGCCGACATGACCATCTACCGCGAAGAAATTTTCGGCCCGGTGTTGTGCGTGGTGCGCGTGCCGGATTACGTCAGCGCGGTGAAACTGATCAACGCACACGAATTCGGCAACGGCACGTCGATTTATACGCGCAGCGGCGGTGTGGCACGTCAGTTTGTGCGCGATATTCAAGTCGGCATGGTCGGCGTTAACGTGCCGATTCCGGTGCCGATGGCGTTCCATGCGTTCGGTGGCTGGAAGCGTTCCTTGTTTGGCAGCAACCACGTTCACGGCATGGAAGGCGTGCGTTTCTACACCAAACGCAAAGCCGTAACCGCGCGCTGGCCGGACGGCGATCTGGGCGCCGAATTTGTGATGCCAACGTTGGAATAA
- a CDS encoding NAD(P)/FAD-dependent oxidoreductase produces MTTRMEHTGSYYAATANAVPDRPALTESIDADVCVIGAGFTGLSTALHLAEAGFKVVVLEAARIGFGASGRNGGQLVNSYSRDIDVIERNYGHDMAAMLGSMAFEGADIIRQRIAQYHINCDYKPGGLFVAFNKRQMHELSEQQALWARYGHDDMQLLDDAALGNYLHSDKYIGGLLDKRGGHIHPLNLALGEAAAIESHGGLIFEDSKVVRIDRGEQPVVHTEHGRVTAKFVMVAGNAYLGNLVPELAAKSMPCGTQIVTTEVLGEEKARELIPQLQCVEDCNYKLDYYRITGDFRLLYGGGVTYGGGDPRSIENFLRPHLESTFPQLKGVKFDYAWGGDFLLTMSRLPQFGRIGDNIYYAQGYSGHGVTTTHLAGKLIAEALRGQAERFDAFAALKHFPFPGGRMLRAPYTAAGALYYGLRDKLGI; encoded by the coding sequence ATGACAACTCGCATGGAACACACGGGCTCTTATTACGCCGCCACGGCCAACGCCGTACCGGACCGTCCGGCGTTAACGGAATCGATAGACGCCGATGTGTGTGTGATTGGCGCGGGGTTTACCGGCTTATCAACGGCGCTGCATTTAGCCGAGGCTGGTTTCAAAGTGGTGGTGCTGGAAGCCGCGCGTATCGGCTTTGGCGCCAGCGGCCGTAACGGTGGCCAGTTGGTAAACAGCTACAGCCGCGACATCGACGTGATTGAACGCAATTACGGCCACGACATGGCAGCCATGCTCGGCTCGATGGCGTTCGAAGGCGCCGACATCATTCGTCAGCGCATCGCCCAATATCACATCAACTGCGACTACAAACCCGGTGGTTTATTCGTCGCCTTTAATAAACGCCAGATGCACGAACTGAGCGAACAACAAGCGTTGTGGGCACGCTACGGCCACGACGACATGCAACTGCTCGATGACGCGGCGCTGGGTAATTATCTGCATTCCGATAAATACATCGGCGGCTTGCTCGACAAACGCGGCGGCCACATCCATCCGTTGAACCTGGCGCTGGGTGAAGCGGCAGCGATTGAAAGCCACGGCGGTTTGATTTTTGAAGACTCCAAAGTCGTCCGCATCGACCGTGGCGAACAACCGGTGGTGCACACCGAACACGGCCGGGTGACGGCCAAATTCGTCATGGTCGCGGGCAATGCTTACCTGGGTAATTTGGTACCGGAACTGGCAGCGAAATCGATGCCGTGCGGCACACAAATCGTTACCACCGAAGTATTGGGCGAAGAAAAAGCGCGTGAATTAATTCCGCAATTGCAGTGCGTCGAAGACTGCAATTACAAACTGGATTATTACCGCATCACCGGCGATTTCCGATTGCTCTACGGCGGCGGCGTCACCTACGGCGGCGGCGACCCACGCTCCATTGAAAACTTCCTGCGGCCGCATCTGGAAAGCACATTCCCGCAACTCAAAGGCGTGAAATTCGACTACGCCTGGGGCGGCGATTTCCTGCTCACCATGAGCCGCTTACCGCAATTCGGCCGCATCGGCGACAACATCTATTACGCCCAGGGTTACAGCGGCCACGGGGTCACCACCACGCATCTGGCCGGCAAACTCATCGCCGAAGCGCTGCGCGGCCAGGCCGAACGCTTCGATGCGTTTGCCGCGCTAAAACACTTCCCATTCCCCGGCGGCCGTATGCTGCGCGCGCCCTATACGGCGGCGGGCGCACTGTATTATGGCTTGCGGGATAAGTTGGGGATTTAA
- the gloA gene encoding lactoylglutathione lyase has translation MSRHFETAAGLNEDRDPATHDFVFNQTMLRIKDPQISLDFYTRVMGMTLVKKLDFDAMNFSLYFLAAIKPDELSDWSSDAKTRTAQTFGRPAMLELTHNWGTETDADFHYHNGNDKPQGFGHIGFAVPDLDAACARFDELGVQYVKRPEDGKMNDLAFIKDPDGYWIEIFAPERIARAF, from the coding sequence ATGAGCCGCCATTTCGAAACCGCCGCCGGTCTGAACGAAGACCGCGACCCCGCCACTCACGATTTCGTTTTTAACCAGACCATGCTGCGCATCAAAGACCCGCAAATCAGCCTGGATTTCTACACCCGGGTCATGGGCATGACGCTGGTGAAAAAACTCGATTTCGATGCGATGAATTTCTCGCTGTATTTTCTCGCCGCGATCAAACCGGATGAACTGAGCGATTGGTCCAGCGACGCCAAAACGCGCACCGCCCAAACTTTCGGCCGCCCGGCCATGCTGGAACTGACCCACAACTGGGGCACCGAAACCGACGCCGATTTCCACTACCACAACGGCAACGACAAACCCCAAGGCTTCGGCCACATCGGTTTCGCGGTACCCGATTTAGACGCCGCCTGCGCCCGCTTCGATGAACTGGGCGTGCAATACGTCAAACGCCCGGAAGACGGCAAGATGAACGACCTCGCCTTTATCAAAGACCCGGACGGCTACTGGATTGAAATCTTCGCACCAGAACGCATCGCCCGGGCGTTTTGA
- a CDS encoding YaiI/YqxD family protein, with amino-acid sequence MTIWVDADACPGVVKEILFRAAERTQTELVLVANQPMRTPPSKVIRSVQVASGFDVADNEIVQRVQPNDLVITADIPLAAEVIDAGALALSPRGEAFTKDNIKGRLNIRDFLDTMRSSGIQTGGPAAYSQSDRQAFANQLDRWLARQRTQ; translated from the coding sequence ATGACGATCTGGGTCGATGCCGACGCCTGCCCCGGCGTGGTTAAAGAAATTCTGTTTCGCGCCGCTGAGCGTACCCAAACCGAGCTGGTGTTGGTGGCGAATCAGCCGATGCGGACACCGCCTTCTAAAGTTATTCGCAGCGTGCAGGTGGCGTCGGGTTTCGACGTTGCCGATAACGAAATTGTGCAGCGTGTGCAGCCGAATGATCTGGTGATTACCGCCGATATTCCGTTGGCGGCGGAAGTGATCGATGCGGGTGCGTTGGCGCTCAGCCCGCGCGGCGAAGCCTTTACCAAAGACAACATCAAAGGCCGGCTGAACATACGCGATTTCCTCGACACTATGCGCAGCAGCGGCATTCAAACCGGCGGCCCGGCGGCGTACAGCCAGAGTGATCGTCAGGCGTTCGCCAATCAATTGGACCGCTGGCTGGCACGTCAGCGGACGCAATAA
- a CDS encoding CBS domain-containing protein, which translates to MSVSDFMTKDPVTVGTAHTLASIRELFEVHHFHHVLVTEHRKLIGIISDRDVLKALSPFVGKSDEEIRDSHTMIMRAKILMTRDPMTVSPDAPIIDAVRLMHDKGLSCVPVVDDTGVPLGILTWRDLVRAMLEHSYRKKPKD; encoded by the coding sequence ATGAGCGTCAGCGATTTCATGACGAAAGACCCGGTGACCGTGGGCACGGCACACACCCTGGCGAGCATTCGGGAGCTGTTCGAAGTGCACCACTTTCACCATGTGTTGGTCACTGAACACCGCAAACTGATCGGCATTATTTCTGACCGTGATGTGCTCAAGGCGCTGTCCCCTTTCGTTGGCAAAAGTGACGAAGAAATACGCGACAGCCACACCATGATTATGCGCGCCAAGATATTAATGACGCGCGATCCGATGACGGTGTCACCCGATGCGCCGATTATTGATGCGGTGCGATTGATGCACGACAAAGGCCTGTCGTGCGTGCCGGTAGTGGACGATACCGGAGTGCCGCTGGGCATTCTCACCTGGCGCGACTTGGTGCGCGCCATGCTCGAACATTCTTACCGCAAGAAGCCCAAGGATTAG
- a CDS encoding MFS transporter has product MRSILLSITALFFGLSLLLMGNSLLSTLLVIRGVSEGFSEQFLGLLSSSYYLGALLGTWFAGRLIRQMGHIRCFTFCASLLACGTLLYMLLLSPTAWLIIRLFTGFGVFVMFTVIESWLNGQTPDEYRNRIFSLYMVVQMIAAAIAQQFLHLDNAEAFTLFAIAAVLASAAVMPVSWTRLQQPHVALDMPKMDLPRLIESAPVAVTAVIISGLTLGPFWGLSPLFAASLGYSESQVAIFISLAVLGGAAIQYPVGRLSDVIDRRLVILGVLMATAAVSTAMVFAAYWLPEKRWLMVILAMFFVGLALAVYPIGVAHLVDHIHKDHLVAGSSGLLLLYGLGSFIGPALAGIGLQRLGGEALPGFFALVLTVSVLVVAWQLRQSRVVEKPTDYEGHFVAMVRTGPNVLPLHPDSEEELAPPEDRRQRPRNDNPDGQPND; this is encoded by the coding sequence ATGCGCTCTATTCTGCTGTCCATCACCGCGCTGTTTTTCGGCTTGTCGCTGTTGCTGATGGGCAACAGTTTGCTCAGTACGCTGTTGGTTATTCGCGGTGTCAGCGAAGGGTTTTCCGAACAGTTTCTTGGCTTGCTGTCGTCCAGTTATTACCTCGGCGCTTTGCTCGGCACCTGGTTCGCCGGTCGGTTGATTCGGCAGATGGGCCACATCCGCTGTTTCACTTTTTGTGCATCGCTGCTGGCCTGCGGCACCTTGCTGTATATGTTGCTGCTATCACCGACGGCCTGGTTGATCATCCGCTTGTTTACCGGCTTTGGCGTGTTCGTGATGTTCACCGTTATCGAAAGCTGGCTGAACGGCCAGACGCCGGACGAATACCGCAACCGCATTTTCTCGCTCTACATGGTGGTGCAGATGATCGCTGCGGCCATCGCCCAGCAGTTTCTGCACCTTGATAACGCCGAAGCGTTCACGCTCTTTGCCATCGCTGCGGTGTTGGCGTCGGCGGCGGTCATGCCTGTCTCCTGGACGCGCCTGCAACAACCGCACGTCGCGCTCGACATGCCGAAAATGGATTTGCCCCGGCTGATCGAATCGGCCCCGGTGGCGGTCACAGCGGTCATCATTTCCGGCCTGACGTTGGGTCCGTTCTGGGGGTTGTCGCCGTTGTTTGCCGCCAGCCTCGGTTACAGCGAAAGCCAGGTCGCTATCTTTATTTCACTGGCGGTATTGGGCGGCGCAGCCATTCAATATCCGGTCGGTCGGTTGTCCGATGTGATCGATCGACGGCTGGTGATTTTAGGCGTGCTGATGGCTACCGCAGCCGTCAGTACCGCCATGGTGTTTGCGGCCTATTGGTTACCGGAAAAACGGTGGTTGATGGTGATACTGGCGATGTTTTTTGTCGGACTGGCGCTGGCGGTGTACCCGATCGGTGTGGCGCATTTGGTCGATCACATTCACAAAGACCATCTGGTCGCCGGCTCCAGCGGTTTGCTGCTGTTGTACGGACTGGGCTCGTTCATCGGCCCGGCGTTGGCGGGCATCGGTTTGCAACGTCTCGGTGGTGAAGCCTTGCCCGGATTTTTCGCGCTGGTGTTGACGGTGTCAGTGCTCGTCGTGGCCTGGCAATTGCGGCAATCGCGTGTGGTGGAAAAGCCGACCGATTACGAAGGCCACTTCGTTGCCATGGTGCGCACGGGTCCGAACGTCTTGCCGTTACACCCGGATTCAGAAGAAGAACTGGCGCCGCCGGAAGACCGCCGCCAACGCCCGCGCAACGACAACCCCGACGGCCAACCCAACGACTAA
- a CDS encoding DNA-binding protein has product MSNDSASFNMADYLLTPHDVYAFLNDALLTRDMSFIANAFGIVAESKGVEAIAKHTNLNCAQRCLEVSQQSEPSLALVLSALEALQANLIIDTHSH; this is encoded by the coding sequence ATGTCTAACGATTCCGCTTCTTTCAACATGGCCGATTACCTGCTCACCCCGCACGACGTTTATGCCTTTTTGAACGACGCGCTGCTGACCAGGGACATGAGTTTCATCGCCAATGCTTTTGGCATCGTGGCCGAATCCAAAGGTGTCGAGGCAATCGCTAAACACACCAACCTGAATTGTGCGCAGCGTTGCCTGGAAGTCAGTCAACAAAGTGAACCCAGCCTGGCCTTGGTTTTATCGGCACTGGAAGCGCTGCAAGCTAACCTGATCATCGATACGCATAGCCACTGA
- the aguA gene encoding agmatine deiminase — MPFPLASTPRADGFFMPPEWHPHRQTWMLWPERPDNWRYGAKPAQRAYTAVAEAIARFEPVTMGVSADQYENACARLSEKIRVVEISSNDAWVRDTGPTFVIDGKGNQRANDWEFNAWGGLTGGLYQPWNRDDQVAQKICNMERIERYRTDGFVLEGGAIHVDGEGTLLTTEECLLNANRNPHLSRAEIEQKLRDHLGIDTVLWLPEGVYNDETNGHIDNIACFIEPGHIVLAWTDDESDPQYQRSRTALEYLENQRDAQGRKLKVTKLPMPQPLIQTDDEADGIDQAAKAWPRRAGERMAASYVNFLIVNGGIILPAFGDAMDERAANILADLCPGREIVPVASREILLGGGNIHCITQQQPLA; from the coding sequence GTGCCGTTTCCACTCGCCTCGACTCCGCGCGCCGACGGCTTTTTCATGCCGCCGGAATGGCACCCGCACCGCCAGACCTGGATGTTGTGGCCGGAGCGGCCGGACAACTGGCGCTACGGCGCCAAACCGGCGCAACGCGCCTACACCGCTGTGGCCGAAGCCATCGCCCGCTTTGAACCAGTCACTATGGGTGTGTCGGCCGACCAATACGAAAACGCCTGCGCCCGCCTGAGTGAAAAAATCCGCGTCGTGGAAATTTCCAGTAACGACGCCTGGGTGCGCGACACCGGCCCAACCTTCGTGATCGATGGCAAAGGTAACCAACGCGCCAACGACTGGGAATTTAACGCCTGGGGCGGCCTGACCGGCGGCCTCTATCAGCCGTGGAATCGCGACGACCAGGTGGCGCAGAAAATCTGCAACATGGAACGCATCGAACGCTACCGCACCGACGGTTTCGTGCTCGAAGGCGGCGCCATTCACGTCGACGGCGAAGGCACCTTATTAACCACCGAAGAGTGCCTGCTCAACGCCAACCGTAACCCACATTTGAGCCGCGCCGAGATCGAGCAAAAGCTGCGCGATCATCTGGGCATCGACACAGTTTTGTGGCTGCCCGAAGGCGTGTACAACGACGAGACCAACGGCCACATCGACAACATCGCCTGCTTTATCGAACCGGGCCACATCGTGCTCGCCTGGACCGATGACGAAAGCGATCCGCAATACCAACGCAGCCGCACAGCACTGGAATACCTGGAAAACCAACGCGACGCCCAGGGCCGCAAACTTAAAGTCACCAAACTGCCGATGCCGCAACCGCTGATTCAAACAGACGATGAAGCCGACGGCATCGACCAGGCCGCCAAAGCCTGGCCGCGTCGCGCCGGCGAACGCATGGCCGCCAGCTACGTGAATTTCCTGATCGTCAACGGCGGCATCATCCTGCCCGCCTTCGGCGATGCCATGGACGAGCGAGCGGCCAATATCCTGGCGGATTTGTGTCCGGGCCGAGAAATTGTGCCGGTAGCGAGTCGGGAAATTTTGCTCGGCGGCGGCAACATTCACTGCATTACGCAACAGCAACCGCTGGCATAA
- the aguB gene encoding N-carbamoylputrescine amidase, whose protein sequence is MRQVTVAATQMSCGWDVDANIAKADQLVRQAANQGAQIILIQELFERCYFCQKQKEAYLHFATPMAENPAIAHFQKVAAELKVVLPISFYERANNAYYNTVAIIDADGSNLGIYRKTHIPDGPGYSEKFYFTPGDTGFKVWDTAYARIGVGICWDQWFPETARSMALMGAELLFYPTAIGTEPQDSSIDSRDHWQRTQQGHAAANLVPYIASNRTGVETESEQSITFYGSSFIANELGEKVAEFGRKEEGVLVHTFDLDQVAATRHAWGVFRDRRPDLYGTLLTKDGGR, encoded by the coding sequence ATGCGCCAGGTCACCGTAGCCGCCACCCAGATGAGCTGTGGTTGGGACGTCGACGCCAACATCGCCAAAGCGGACCAACTGGTGCGCCAGGCCGCGAACCAGGGTGCGCAAATCATCCTGATCCAGGAGTTGTTCGAGCGCTGCTATTTCTGCCAGAAACAGAAAGAAGCCTATCTGCACTTCGCCACACCGATGGCGGAAAACCCGGCCATTGCCCACTTCCAGAAAGTGGCGGCTGAACTGAAAGTGGTGTTGCCGATCAGCTTTTATGAGCGCGCCAACAACGCTTACTACAACACCGTCGCCATTATCGACGCCGATGGCAGTAACCTCGGCATCTACCGCAAAACGCACATTCCCGACGGCCCCGGTTACTCGGAAAAATTCTATTTCACGCCCGGCGATACCGGCTTCAAAGTCTGGGACACCGCTTACGCCCGCATCGGCGTTGGCATTTGCTGGGATCAGTGGTTCCCGGAAACCGCCCGTTCGATGGCATTGATGGGCGCCGAACTGCTGTTCTACCCGACCGCCATCGGCACCGAACCTCAAGACAGCAGCATCGATTCACGCGACCACTGGCAGCGCACCCAGCAGGGCCACGCTGCGGCTAACCTCGTGCCCTACATCGCCAGCAACCGCACCGGCGTAGAGACCGAAAGCGAACAGTCGATCACCTTCTACGGCTCGTCTTTTATTGCCAACGAACTGGGCGAGAAAGTCGCCGAATTCGGCCGCAAAGAAGAAGGGGTGTTAGTCCACACCTTCGATCTCGATCAAGTCGCCGCCACCCGCCACGCCTGGGGTGTATTCCGCGACCGCCGCCCGGATCTGTACGGCACATTGTTGACTAAAGATGGAGGCCGTTAA
- a CDS encoding glutamine synthetase family protein codes for MAHSEIATFLEQHPEVSTVELLVSDLNGVIRGKRIEVELLEKVFTEGFSLPGSVMALDATGTTVEETGLGAEDGDRDRLCLPIPGSLAPVPWQGEDRAQALFSMYETDGETPFAMDPRQVLVGAIERFNQLGYTPGIAVELEFYLIDTERDANGGLQPPVSPTSGRRMSSKQVYSMDDLDEYDFFIRDVIDTAHAQNIPADTVITEYAPGQFEVNLHHCDDPLQAADHAVLLKRVIAQVARKWEMEATFMAKPYIEEAGSGMHIHLSLMDASGTNIFASEDPEQNDYMRWAMGGLISMADGVQALLCPSINSFRRLAPDAFAPTSKTWGYDNRTLALRIPSGSVEATRVEHRFSGADANPYLAVAAVLAGVTEGLQNRIEPPEPVTGNAYDQEHPVIADNPRDALRAMDKDPRVDTWFGEDFVDMYRICKWSEVRLFEHQITPLEYELLLPYV; via the coding sequence ATGGCCCACTCAGAAATTGCCACCTTCCTGGAACAGCACCCCGAGGTTTCGACCGTCGAGTTGCTGGTCAGTGACTTGAATGGCGTAATTCGCGGCAAGCGCATTGAAGTCGAACTGCTGGAAAAAGTTTTTACCGAAGGTTTCAGCCTGCCCGGTTCCGTGATGGCGCTGGACGCCACCGGCACCACCGTCGAAGAAACCGGCCTCGGCGCTGAAGACGGCGACCGCGACCGCCTCTGCCTGCCCATTCCCGGCTCACTGGCGCCGGTGCCCTGGCAAGGCGAAGACCGCGCCCAGGCGCTGTTCTCGATGTACGAAACCGACGGCGAAACGCCCTTCGCCATGGACCCGCGCCAGGTGTTGGTCGGTGCCATCGAACGCTTCAACCAACTGGGTTACACACCGGGCATCGCCGTCGAGCTGGAGTTTTATCTGATCGACACCGAACGCGACGCCAACGGCGGTTTGCAGCCGCCGGTCTCGCCCACCTCCGGTCGCCGCATGAGTTCCAAGCAGGTCTACTCGATGGACGACCTGGACGAGTACGACTTCTTTATCCGCGACGTCATCGACACCGCCCACGCCCAGAACATCCCGGCCGACACCGTGATCACCGAATACGCGCCCGGCCAGTTTGAGGTCAACCTGCACCACTGTGACGACCCGTTGCAAGCGGCCGACCACGCCGTACTTCTCAAACGCGTTATCGCCCAGGTCGCGCGCAAATGGGAAATGGAAGCGACCTTTATGGCCAAGCCCTACATCGAAGAAGCGGGCAGCGGCATGCACATTCACCTGAGCTTGATGGACGCCAGCGGCACCAACATCTTCGCCAGTGAAGACCCGGAACAGAACGACTATATGCGCTGGGCCATGGGCGGTTTGATTTCGATGGCCGACGGCGTGCAAGCGCTGCTGTGCCCGTCAATCAACTCCTTCCGCCGGCTGGCACCCGATGCCTTCGCACCGACGTCCAAAACCTGGGGTTACGACAACCGCACGCTGGCGCTGCGCATTCCCTCGGGCAGCGTCGAAGCCACCCGCGTTGAACACCGCTTCAGCGGCGCCGACGCCAACCCGTACCTGGCCGTCGCCGCTGTTTTAGCCGGCGTGACCGAAGGCTTGCAAAACCGCATCGAGCCACCGGAACCCGTCACCGGCAACGCCTACGACCAGGAACACCCGGTGATCGCCGACAACCCGCGCGACGCCCTGCGCGCCATGGACAAAGACCCGCGCGTCGACACCTGGTTCGGCGAAGACTTTGTCGACATGTACCGCATCTGCAAATGGTCCGAAGTGCGGCTGTTCGAACATCAGATTACGCCGTTGGAATATGAGCTGTTGTTGCCCTATGTTTGA